A single window of Psychrobacter raelei DNA harbors:
- a CDS encoding MBL fold metallo-hydrolase produces the protein MSLQQIVGIKGYIQTTYLAVYPDKLLLLDAGCRADVDTILSYITDTLQRPIHQLKTVVVTHMHPDHAGGAAILRQKTGCQIITSAKATTWYKGLSGRKQHLKDLALTYYVASRRAKPLINQWYNPVVSADVIAEEGDRVVGFEDWVILQTPGHTSCDISLWHPDTKQAYTGDLVLKINNKLLSPLVIHFPDLYKASLSKVQNLALDTLILAHDGKVAIGAADFDQLIAKVPDQPRDMKLLDVLGIKWPRGVGKVVKRLGASL, from the coding sequence ATGAGTTTACAACAGATCGTTGGTATCAAGGGCTATATTCAGACCACCTACCTTGCCGTTTATCCTGACAAATTGCTGCTATTAGATGCCGGTTGTCGAGCCGATGTAGATACTATTTTATCTTATATCACCGATACCCTACAGCGGCCCATACACCAGCTAAAGACAGTGGTAGTCACTCACATGCACCCCGACCATGCAGGCGGCGCTGCAATATTAAGACAAAAGACAGGCTGTCAGATTATTACCTCAGCCAAAGCTACTACGTGGTACAAAGGCTTAAGTGGGCGCAAGCAGCATTTAAAAGACTTGGCTTTGACCTATTATGTGGCCAGCCGCCGAGCAAAGCCGCTTATTAATCAGTGGTACAATCCAGTCGTGTCTGCTGATGTGATTGCCGAAGAAGGCGATAGAGTAGTGGGCTTTGAAGATTGGGTCATTTTACAAACGCCTGGGCACACCAGTTGTGACATATCGCTGTGGCATCCCGATACCAAACAAGCTTACACCGGAGATTTGGTTTTAAAGATCAATAACAAATTGCTCTCGCCCTTGGTGATTCACTTCCCCGATTTATATAAAGCCTCGTTGAGCAAGGTGCAAAACTTGGCGCTAGATACGCTTATCTTGGCACATGATGGCAAGGTGGCGATTGGTGCAGCAGATTTTGATCAATTAATCGCTAAAGTGCCTGATCAGCCTCGAGATATGAAGCTACTTGATGTACTAGGTATTAAATGGCCTAGAG
- a CDS encoding catalase, giving the protein MKDNIDHKDPANQMNPAVGEGGETHQRADKDGAVLTTQQGVAISDNQNSLKAGPRGPSLLEDFILREKITHFDHERIPERIVHARGSGAHGYFELTESLEDYTTAKILTKTGKQTPLFTRFSTVAGNKGSKDTPRDVRGFAVKIYTEEGNWDIVGNNMPIFFIQDAIKFPDLIHAVKPEPDRGFPQAASAHDTFWDFVSLSPETMHNLIWLMSDRAIPRSLRMMEGFGIHSYRLINKEGKSTFVRFHWKPKLGVQSLTWDEAVKISGADPDYNRRDLFEAIEAGDYPEWEFGVQLFTEEEASQFPFDHLDATKLIPEELVPVKIVGKMVLNRYPDNFFAETEQVAFCPSHLPPGIDFSNDPLLQGRLFSYLDTQLSRLGSPNFAQLPINAPKCPFANMQQDGHMQMQVPKGRVMYEPQSLDPSKPRESEKQGFSSFPEQLDDGVKGRVRSESFADHYSQPRMFYRSQTPAEQAHIASAFAFELGKVDTAHVRTRMLGHLINIDEDLANRVATALGMELPKAPEPRAPIQDLPKSPAVQTIGLSPKTLQGRQIGILVGEGSSKDQIGKFEKAAKAAGATVKIVAPSKEALLDDGTRIQADERIAGAPSVLFDAVVSIIMPDVAKKLAKDSSALDWFNDAYNHCKAIAYCPATEKHILSKLPVEKDEFVTPLDEVDAFIENAKTRLWEREPKVRDLA; this is encoded by the coding sequence ATGAAAGATAATATTGATCATAAAGACCCAGCTAACCAAATGAATCCCGCTGTCGGTGAAGGCGGTGAAACGCATCAAAGAGCTGATAAAGACGGTGCGGTATTAACCACCCAGCAAGGTGTGGCCATATCAGATAATCAAAACTCATTAAAAGCAGGACCACGCGGGCCTTCCTTATTAGAAGACTTCATTTTACGAGAAAAAATTACCCATTTTGACCATGAGCGTATTCCAGAGCGTATTGTGCATGCACGCGGTTCAGGGGCGCATGGCTATTTTGAATTAACCGAGTCGCTAGAAGACTACACCACTGCAAAAATATTAACTAAAACGGGTAAACAGACGCCTTTATTTACCCGCTTCTCAACTGTGGCTGGTAACAAAGGCTCAAAAGATACGCCACGTGATGTGCGCGGCTTTGCAGTCAAAATCTACACCGAAGAGGGTAACTGGGATATTGTGGGTAATAATATGCCCATTTTCTTTATTCAAGATGCCATTAAGTTCCCCGATTTAATTCATGCAGTAAAACCTGAGCCAGATCGCGGCTTCCCCCAAGCAGCGTCTGCGCATGACACTTTTTGGGATTTTGTGTCATTGAGTCCAGAGACCATGCACAACTTGATTTGGCTGATGAGTGACCGTGCCATTCCACGTAGTTTACGTATGATGGAAGGCTTTGGTATTCACTCCTATCGCTTGATCAACAAAGAGGGTAAGAGCACCTTTGTTCGTTTTCATTGGAAGCCAAAGTTAGGCGTGCAGTCTTTGACTTGGGATGAGGCCGTTAAAATCTCAGGCGCAGACCCTGATTATAATCGCCGTGACTTATTTGAAGCCATTGAAGCGGGCGACTATCCTGAATGGGAGTTTGGTGTTCAATTATTCACAGAAGAAGAAGCAAGTCAGTTCCCATTTGACCACTTAGATGCAACTAAATTAATTCCAGAAGAACTGGTACCGGTGAAAATCGTCGGTAAGATGGTCTTAAACCGTTATCCAGATAACTTCTTTGCAGAAACTGAGCAAGTGGCATTTTGTCCTTCACATCTACCGCCTGGTATCGACTTTAGTAATGACCCATTATTACAAGGCCGTCTGTTTAGCTATCTAGATACTCAGCTGTCGCGTCTGGGGTCACCTAACTTTGCACAACTGCCCATTAATGCACCAAAATGTCCGTTTGCTAACATGCAGCAAGATGGTCATATGCAGATGCAAGTGCCTAAAGGCCGCGTGATGTATGAGCCACAAAGCTTAGATCCAAGTAAGCCTCGTGAAAGCGAGAAACAGGGCTTTAGCTCCTTCCCAGAGCAATTAGATGATGGCGTTAAAGGCCGTGTGCGTAGCGAAAGCTTTGCAGATCACTACAGTCAGCCACGTATGTTCTATCGTAGCCAGACGCCGGCAGAACAGGCGCATATTGCCTCAGCTTTTGCCTTTGAGCTGGGTAAAGTAGATACCGCTCACGTCCGTACTCGTATGCTGGGTCATTTAATTAATATTGATGAAGACTTGGCAAACCGAGTAGCCACAGCACTGGGCATGGAGTTACCCAAAGCGCCTGAGCCACGTGCGCCCATTCAAGATTTACCTAAATCGCCTGCCGTGCAAACCATAGGTCTTAGTCCCAAAACCTTGCAAGGCCGTCAAATTGGCATCTTAGTTGGTGAAGGCTCAAGCAAAGATCAGATTGGCAAGTTTGAAAAAGCGGCCAAAGCGGCTGGCGCCACAGTTAAGATAGTCGCTCCAAGTAAAGAGGCGTTACTTGATGACGGTACCCGCATTCAAGCCGATGAGCGTATCGCTGGGGCACCTTCTGTGTTATTTGATGCGGTAGTAAGTATCATCATGCCTGATGTTGCCAAAAAGCTTGCTAAAGATAGCTCAGCGCTAGATTGGTTCAATGATGCTTATAATCACTGTAAAGCGATTGCCTACTGCCCAGCTACCGAGAAGCACATCTTAAGTAAACTTCCCGTTGAAAAAGATGAGTTTGTTACCCCATTAGATGAGGTGGATGCCTTTATCGAAAACGCAAAAACCCGTCTGTGGGAGCGTGAGCCCAAGGTGCGTGATTTAGCCTAA
- a CDS encoding DUF2726 domain-containing protein: protein MILGIMVVVALVIVLSMLGQRRHDQQKSQAKPVKGDELAIWPFEPMPIMTDTEVLFFAKLQKAVPEYHIFSQVQLSRIIAPSDDAGRDKNFWFNRICRQSVDYVLVDRDAQTTLLAIELDDWTHDSPARVKADEKKDKALASAGIPILRFHAERMPSVPIIRHDIEAVISKYSR from the coding sequence ATGATTTTGGGCATCATGGTGGTGGTGGCTTTAGTAATTGTACTAAGTATGCTGGGTCAGCGCCGCCATGACCAACAAAAAAGTCAGGCCAAGCCAGTCAAAGGCGACGAGCTGGCCATCTGGCCCTTTGAGCCGATGCCTATTATGACAGACACAGAGGTGCTGTTCTTTGCCAAATTACAAAAGGCTGTCCCTGAATATCATATTTTTAGCCAAGTGCAGTTGTCACGTATTATTGCGCCCAGTGATGACGCGGGCCGTGATAAAAACTTTTGGTTCAACCGTATCTGCCGTCAAAGTGTGGACTATGTCTTGGTGGACCGAGATGCGCAAACCACGCTATTGGCCATTGAGCTTGATGATTGGACTCATGACAGTCCAGCGAGGGTTAAGGCAGATGAAAAAAAGGACAAGGCATTGGCCAGTGCTGGTATTCCAATTTTAAGATTTCATGCTGAGCGTATGCCTAGTGTGCCTATTATTCGTCATGATATTGAAGCGGTTATTAGTAAGTACAGCCGTTGA
- a CDS encoding LysM peptidoglycan-binding domain-containing protein — MDSSRQLLLGTLVFLGGGTLLFAMVNQMGTPSDSQVEQTPVAQVSTDKSTAQSPMTADVATEERILAQKRLEREKKMSELDQRTREFLTEQEKAEALAMQKARLENEQYRNNSAAEPVTDGSPADEAGSEVTVTKPVVKARPVETVVAQVTPTPATQTQATSATQTNTAKAQDSSKPEPKKVATQQAPSSTQKHTVQRGEGLIKLARQYNVPVEAISQANKLSHNASIRVGQTLTIPSRSQVDRLVSEYNASSNKSAAAPTKAAVTSKPVVTSTGPTSQKGHEVKAGEGLIKLARQYNVPVEALAEANNMSTNTSLKVGQTVTIPSRKQVERLQREAQQKQAAEQKKREAQQRLADARRKAASGEAKGTFGVQVALADNQKKADDIVKQLRAAGYRATTSNTSKGVRVIVGPEKGKEAALALKDKINADSRTDVDNAWVLYWR, encoded by the coding sequence ATGGATTCATCACGACAATTATTATTGGGTACTTTGGTATTTCTGGGAGGCGGCACTTTACTGTTTGCCATGGTGAATCAGATGGGTACCCCAAGTGACAGTCAAGTAGAGCAAACACCGGTGGCGCAAGTAAGCACCGATAAAAGCACCGCGCAGTCACCAATGACAGCAGATGTAGCCACTGAAGAGCGTATCTTGGCCCAAAAGCGTCTTGAGCGTGAAAAAAAGATGTCTGAGCTTGATCAGCGTACCCGCGAGTTCTTGACTGAGCAAGAAAAAGCAGAAGCGTTGGCGATGCAAAAAGCGCGCCTTGAAAACGAACAGTATCGCAATAACAGCGCTGCTGAACCGGTCACTGATGGCTCACCTGCCGATGAAGCGGGCTCTGAAGTTACGGTGACCAAACCTGTGGTAAAGGCCCGACCGGTTGAGACAGTAGTCGCTCAAGTCACTCCAACGCCGGCAACGCAGACCCAAGCTACCTCCGCGACGCAAACAAATACGGCTAAGGCTCAAGACAGCTCAAAGCCTGAACCCAAAAAGGTGGCCACTCAACAGGCACCAAGTAGCACCCAAAAGCATACCGTACAGCGTGGAGAGGGGCTTATTAAATTAGCGCGCCAATACAATGTGCCGGTTGAGGCCATTTCACAGGCCAATAAATTATCCCATAATGCCTCTATTCGAGTGGGTCAAACCCTTACCATTCCTTCACGCAGTCAAGTTGATCGTTTAGTAAGTGAGTACAATGCCAGCAGTAATAAGAGCGCTGCTGCACCTACCAAAGCGGCTGTGACCTCTAAGCCGGTGGTAACCAGTACTGGGCCCACCAGTCAAAAAGGTCATGAGGTCAAAGCAGGTGAGGGACTTATTAAGCTGGCGCGTCAATATAATGTACCGGTAGAGGCCTTAGCCGAAGCCAATAACATGAGTACTAATACGTCGCTTAAAGTGGGTCAGACAGTTACCATCCCCTCGCGTAAGCAAGTAGAAAGACTGCAGCGTGAAGCGCAGCAAAAACAAGCCGCAGAGCAAAAAAAGCGTGAGGCGCAGCAGCGTCTAGCAGATGCACGCCGTAAAGCTGCCAGTGGAGAGGCTAAGGGTACCTTTGGAGTGCAAGTGGCGCTGGCTGATAATCAGAAAAAAGCCGATGACATCGTCAAGCAACTGCGTGCTGCCGGCTACCGAGCAACCACCAGTAATACCAGTAAAGGTGTGCGGGTGATTGTTGGTCCCGAAAAGGGTAAAGAAGCGGCCTTGGCGTTAAAAGACAAAATCAATGCCGACTCGCGTACGGATGTGGACAATGCTTGGGTGCTTTATTGGCGCTAA
- a CDS encoding thiazole synthase, giving the protein MTLDSTLPHSTTDFDTDVLQQDKFTIGSRTFYSRLLVGTGKYKDLTQTAQAIQASGAEIVTVAIRRTNIGQHKDQPNLLEVISPDKYTILPNTAGCFDAETAIRTCQLSRELLDGHNLVKLEVLGDQDTLYPNVTQTLTAAKKLIDDGFEVMVYTSDDPIVAQELAAMGCVAIMPLGSLIGSGLGLLNPHTLSLIVEKTKAYNLPVLVDAGVGAASDAAIAMELGCDGVLMNSAIANAQNPVMMAHAMKHAIWAGRASYLAGRMPKRKMAVPSSPQTGYFFQ; this is encoded by the coding sequence ATGACCCTGGATTCTACATTACCTCACAGTACCACAGATTTTGACACTGACGTGCTACAGCAAGATAAGTTCACTATTGGTAGCCGCACCTTTTACTCAAGGCTGTTGGTGGGTACGGGAAAATATAAAGACTTAACCCAGACCGCTCAAGCAATTCAGGCTTCTGGTGCTGAGATTGTCACTGTGGCCATTCGTCGCACCAATATCGGTCAACATAAAGACCAGCCTAACCTGTTAGAGGTCATCTCACCAGATAAATATACGATTTTGCCCAATACAGCCGGCTGCTTCGACGCTGAAACCGCCATCCGTACTTGCCAGCTATCTCGTGAGTTATTAGATGGTCACAACCTCGTAAAATTAGAAGTGCTGGGAGATCAAGATACGCTTTATCCCAATGTCACTCAGACCTTAACCGCAGCCAAAAAGCTCATTGACGATGGTTTTGAGGTCATGGTTTACACCTCAGATGACCCTATTGTCGCCCAAGAATTAGCCGCTATGGGCTGTGTGGCCATTATGCCTCTAGGCAGCTTAATTGGGTCGGGACTTGGCCTATTAAACCCACATACACTAAGTTTGATTGTCGAAAAAACCAAAGCTTATAATCTGCCAGTTTTGGTCGATGCTGGCGTGGGCGCCGCCTCTGATGCCGCGATTGCCATGGAGCTTGGCTGCGATGGGGTATTAATGAACTCTGCCATTGCCAATGCCCAAAACCCAGTAATGATGGCGCATGCTATGAAACATGCTATTTGGGCTGGGCGTGCCTCTTATTTGGCAGGCCGTATGCCTAAGCGTAAAATGGCGGTGCCAAGCTCCCCACAAACCGGCTATTTCTTTCAATAA
- a CDS encoding wax ester/triacylglycerol synthase family O-acyltransferase, producing MRLLSLVDLLFLLVEKRKQPMHVGGLFLFEVPKDAQEDFVLSLVQQMQNSTVPPTFPFNQVLHNLTYWKNDDEFDVEHHFRHIALPKPARVRELLSYISKEHGRLLDRARPLWECHIIEGIEPESDGRPKRFGLYFKIHHSLVDGIAAMRLVQKSLSQSPNETITLPLWALMMRHRHQIESVIPKERGIGSIIKDQLQTAKPVMGELLSALKIDKDSSYVRTTQAPPSILNQSISSSRRFIADSYDIARFKRVADNLGVSINDVVLTVCSGALRRYLLSINELPKDPLIAWVPYSMRKDETVAGNQFAFILCNLGTHLASPLERLKLVHNSMNDGKKRFGRMSQAEVVNYSLVAYSWEFVNIFTNAYPKKHAFNLIISNVPGSQKKLYWNGAELRALYPASILFNGQAMNITLASYLDRIEFGIVACSKTLPKIQSLLKMLEDELGQLETICTERELGIRE from the coding sequence ATGCGTCTATTATCATTGGTAGATTTACTGTTTTTATTGGTTGAAAAAAGAAAGCAGCCTATGCACGTCGGTGGGCTGTTTTTATTCGAGGTTCCCAAAGATGCTCAAGAGGATTTTGTGCTGTCTTTGGTGCAGCAAATGCAAAACTCTACAGTCCCCCCTACTTTTCCGTTTAATCAGGTGTTGCACAACTTAACGTACTGGAAAAACGATGACGAGTTTGATGTTGAGCATCATTTTCGCCATATTGCGCTGCCTAAGCCTGCCCGAGTGCGCGAGCTATTATCTTATATCTCAAAAGAGCATGGTCGCCTGCTAGATAGGGCGCGTCCGCTATGGGAATGCCACATTATTGAGGGTATTGAGCCTGAGAGTGACGGTCGCCCCAAAAGATTTGGGCTTTATTTTAAAATTCACCACTCTTTGGTAGATGGCATTGCGGCCATGCGCTTGGTTCAAAAGTCGTTATCACAGTCACCCAATGAGACCATCACCTTACCGCTTTGGGCGTTAATGATGCGCCACCGCCATCAAATTGAGTCGGTGATACCAAAAGAGCGTGGCATTGGCAGTATCATCAAAGACCAATTACAAACCGCCAAGCCGGTGATGGGCGAGCTGCTTAGTGCTCTAAAAATCGATAAAGACAGTAGCTATGTGCGCACCACTCAGGCGCCGCCCAGCATCTTAAACCAAAGCATTTCAAGCTCACGCCGCTTTATTGCTGACTCCTATGACATTGCTCGCTTTAAAAGAGTGGCAGATAATTTGGGGGTGAGTATTAATGATGTGGTACTAACTGTATGTTCAGGGGCATTAAGACGCTATTTATTATCCATCAATGAGCTACCAAAGGATCCGTTAATCGCATGGGTACCCTACTCTATGCGTAAAGATGAGACAGTCGCGGGCAATCAGTTTGCCTTTATCTTATGTAATTTGGGCACGCATTTGGCCAGTCCTCTAGAGCGCTTAAAGCTTGTCCATAACAGCATGAATGATGGCAAAAAGCGCTTTGGTCGTATGTCACAAGCGGAGGTTGTCAACTATAGCTTGGTCGCTTACAGCTGGGAGTTTGTGAATATTTTTACCAATGCTTATCCCAAAAAACATGCGTTTAACTTAATTATTTCCAATGTTCCTGGCTCACAAAAAAAGCTATACTGGAACGGTGCGGAATTAAGAGCCTTGTATCCAGCTTCTATCTTATTTAATGGTCAGGCAATGAACATTACTTTAGCCAGTTATTTGGACCGCATCGAGTTTGGTATCGTGGCGTGTAGTAAAACTCTGCCCAAGATTCAAAGCCTGCTAAAGATGCTAGAAGATGAGTTGGGCCAACTTGAAACCATCTGTACCGAAAGAGAGTTGGGCATTCGCGAATAA
- a CDS encoding wax ester/triacylglycerol synthase family O-acyltransferase, with protein sequence MRILSLVEQLFFLLEKHKQPMHVGGLFLFDIPDNSDNHFVADLVRQMRSSTTPPTFPFDQVVHNQTFWKSADKVDIHYHFHHMVLPKPYSKQALYSYVSDVHANMLDKGYPLWECHIIEGIEADHVDVSAPSKPLHPNQLPINQAEPKPKSSQKPAPKKQFALYFKIHHALVDGVAAMRLVERSLSASQHEVMSLPPWALMRRDKKHLAALTPQKRSVSGIVKEQVGSIKPVFTELKNGLRQRTDPGHVSTLQAPSSLLNQRISNSRIFMAHTFPLSRFKSLAQQLDVSINDVALAVCSGALRSYLISENALPKEPLVAFVPVSLRKDQSASGNQTSLVLCDLGTDQASPKQRLQAIHDSMTIGKDKFGRLDQAQVINYSAITYAWEGVNLLTGAYPKKQAFNILISNVPGPKQQLYWDGAALSALYPASVVFDGQALNITFTSYLNQVHFGIIGCGKNLPNIQNLVPLLEQALLVLEADSKERSA encoded by the coding sequence ATGCGAATTTTATCTTTGGTAGAGCAGCTATTTTTTTTATTAGAAAAGCACAAACAGCCTATGCACGTCGGTGGGCTGTTTTTGTTTGATATACCAGACAATAGTGACAATCATTTTGTCGCAGATTTGGTGCGTCAAATGCGCAGCTCTACCACACCGCCGACTTTTCCATTTGATCAAGTGGTGCACAATCAAACCTTTTGGAAAAGTGCAGACAAGGTAGATATTCACTATCACTTTCACCACATGGTACTGCCAAAGCCTTATTCAAAACAGGCCCTATATAGTTATGTGTCGGATGTGCATGCCAATATGCTAGATAAGGGCTACCCGCTGTGGGAATGTCATATTATTGAGGGTATTGAAGCCGACCATGTCGATGTCAGCGCCCCCTCTAAGCCCTTACACCCAAACCAGTTACCTATAAATCAGGCAGAGCCAAAGCCCAAGTCCTCTCAAAAGCCTGCGCCAAAAAAGCAATTTGCTTTGTATTTTAAGATTCACCATGCCTTGGTGGATGGGGTGGCAGCCATGCGTTTGGTTGAGAGGTCTTTATCTGCCTCACAGCATGAGGTGATGAGCTTGCCACCTTGGGCCTTAATGCGCCGAGATAAAAAGCATCTGGCCGCCCTTACCCCACAAAAACGCTCGGTTAGCGGTATTGTTAAAGAGCAGGTGGGCAGCATCAAACCGGTATTTACTGAACTCAAAAATGGCCTCAGGCAGCGCACAGATCCCGGCCATGTCTCAACCTTGCAAGCACCCAGCAGCTTGCTTAATCAGCGCATATCCAATTCACGCATATTCATGGCGCATACCTTCCCTTTGAGCCGGTTTAAAAGCCTAGCCCAGCAGCTCGATGTGAGTATTAATGATGTGGCCTTGGCGGTATGCTCTGGAGCACTGCGCAGCTATTTAATCAGTGAAAATGCGCTGCCCAAAGAGCCACTCGTTGCCTTTGTGCCCGTATCGCTTCGAAAAGATCAAAGCGCCTCGGGCAATCAAACATCACTGGTATTGTGTGACTTGGGGACCGATCAGGCCAGCCCCAAGCAGCGATTACAAGCCATTCATGACAGTATGACCATCGGTAAAGATAAGTTTGGGCGCTTAGATCAGGCGCAAGTCATCAACTACAGTGCCATAACTTATGCCTGGGAGGGGGTTAATTTATTAACCGGCGCTTACCCCAAAAAGCAGGCTTTTAATATTCTCATATCCAATGTTCCTGGTCCCAAACAGCAACTGTATTGGGATGGTGCTGCGCTGAGTGCACTGTATCCGGCTTCCGTTGTTTTTGATGGTCAAGCGCTAAATATAACCTTTACCAGTTATCTCAATCAGGTGCATTTTGGAATTATTGGCTGTGGTAAAAATCTGCCCAATATTCAAAATCTGGTGCCTTTATTGGAGCAAGCGCTATTGGTACTTGAGGCAGACAGTAAAGAGCGATCTGCCTAA